A region from the Fundulus heteroclitus isolate FHET01 chromosome 22, MU-UCD_Fhet_4.1, whole genome shotgun sequence genome encodes:
- the cdhr1a gene encoding cadherin-related family member 1 isoform X1: MKNVKISNLPLLFVFVQACLAQADYAPYFYDNDPYSNNGNLAMFSLSEDTPVGTQIYRLNGTDPEGQEVRFGLSFDQGSKEYFRVDPKSGNITLVEKLDREEQDSVDVNISITDGRSEVVERVTIFVMDANDEKPEFQNMPAIIDVLETTESGKSIYKVEAVDRDTGSGGSVTYHLQTPQSSLFAIDINSGVLRIKSGQTLDYEKTKTHFVTIVAKDGGGNLNGNEQFMSSTATLTVNVIDAQDTPPFFIGTPYFGYVYEISVPGSEIFTVSAEDGDVGNPNPVSYSFDEGDDGVFGINETSGCISLLVAPIYLKREIFNIKVRASEVSGEDKQMDYGVATVVIRVVDLNNNPPTFYGENGPQNMFELTMYEHPPEGEILRGLKITVNDSDKGANAKFNLRLIGPGRMLRAVPQTVLNEAQVTILVEDSAAMDYERHQFLTYKLLAVEIDTPERFSATADIVIHLLDTNDNAPKFSSDYYIARIPENSPGGSNVVSVTAVDPDSGPWGEVKYSIYGSGADLFLIQPISGIIYTQPWASLDAEVRSKYNFYVKAEDAEGKYSLAEVFVTVLDLNDHPPAFNDNFLEKTMVIGAPVKIQAVDDDAEVPNNVIEYAIMKAEPDNNIFDIDADTGEIKLKSYIKSLAIIQNITKKRDCSWSLVVQARDRGQPSFSTTAVVKIDITEATQLKGGPLGSFLLLNRNNPLQIIGMLISIICFMVIVTVIISTATFLRNKKSNRILPNRRVRRRPRKQHFWNFKSPFKSSETPRENFTVQEEQPEPEVVVENVNYNNNINNVVRHWPPPPCAPSLPPPPPTYVPGERHWTIPTVSAAVAPRPKKRPVIDRTDTVNKALVSELKMRLEQKKMATP, translated from the exons ATGAAGAATGTGAAGATATCTAATTTGCCACTACTTTTTGTGTTCGTGCAAGCCTGTTTAG CTCAGGCAGATTATGCCCCCTACTTCTACGACAATGACCCATACAGCAACAATGGCAACCTGGCCATGTTCAGCCTCTCTGAGGACacccctgttg GTACACAGATCTATCGACTTAATGGCACAGACCCTGAAGGCCAGGAGGTGAGGTTTGGTCTTTCTTTTGACCAGGGTTCAAAGGAGTACTTCAGGGTGGACCCAAAATCTGGAAATATTACATTAGTGGAAAAGCTAGATAGAGAG gAGCAAGATTCGGTTGATGTTAACATCAGCATCACAGATGGAAGAAGCGAG GTCGTCGAACGAGTAACAATATTTGTGATGGATGCAAACGATGAAAAACCCGAATTCCAAAACATGCCTGCAATCATAGATGTGTTGGAA ACAACTGAATCTGGGAAAAGCATCTACAAAGTGGAGGCTGTGGACAGAGACACAGGCTCTGGAGGGTCAGTTACATATCATCTCCAG ACACCGCAATCCAGTTTGTTTGCAATTGACATAAACAGTGGGGTCCTCCGTATCAAATCTGGACAGACGTTGGATTAtgagaaaacaaagacacacTTTGTTACTATCGTCGCAAAG GATGGCGGAGGCAACTTGAATGGCAACGAGCAGTTTATGTCATCTACTGCGACGCTCACTGTCAATGTGATTGATGCACAAGACACTCCTCCCTTTTTCATTGGAACCCCCTACTTTGGCTATGTATATGAAATCTCAGTGCCG GGATCTGAAATATTCACAGTTAGTGCCGAAGATGGGGATGTGGGCAACCCAAATCCAGTCAGCTACTCATTCGATGAAG GTGATGATGGTGTTTTTGGCATTAATGAAACAAGCGGTTGCATCTCCCTGCTGGTTGCGCCAATTTATCTGAAGAGAGAAATCTTTAACATCAAAGTCAGG GCATCAGAAGTAAGCGGCGAAGATAAACAAATGGACTATGGGGTGGCCACAGTGGTGATTCGTGTTGTGGACTTGAATAATAATCCACCAACCTTTTATGGAGAGAATGGCCCACAGAATATGTTTGAGCTGACAATGTATGAGCATCCGCCAGAGGGAGAGATACTCCGGGGGCtgaaaatcacagtaaatgACTCCGATAAG GGTGCAAATGCCAAATTTAATCTGAGACTGATTGGACCAGGAAGAATGCTGCGAGCTGTCCCCCAGACTGTACTCAATGAGGCCCAAGTCACAATCTTAGTGGAGGACTCTGCTGCTATGGACTATGAGAGACACCAGTTTCTAACATACAAG CTGCTTGCAGTTGAGATTGACACTCCAGAAAGATTCAGCGCCACAGCAGACATTGTCATTCACCTCCTGGACACCAACGACAACGCTCCCAAATTCTCCTCGGACTACTACATCGCCAGAATTCCCGAAAACTCACCCGGTGGCTCAAATGTGGTGTCAGTCACG GCTGTAGACCCAGACTCAGGACCATGGGGTGAGGTCAAGTACTCTATCTACGGCTCAGGAGCTGACCT ATTTCTGATTCAGCCCATATCTGGGATCATTTACACCCAGCCCTGGGCGAGTCTGGATGCTGAGGTGAGGTCTAAGTATAACTTCTATGTGAAGGCAGAGGACGCTGAGGGAAAGTACAGCCTGGCTGAAGTCTTTGTGACCGTACTGGATCTGAACGACCACCCGCCTGCTTTCAACGATAACTTCCTGGAGAAGACCATGGTGATTGGAGCTCCAGTGAAAATACAG GCCGTAGATGATGACGCAGAAGTACCTAACAATGTAATTGAGTATGCCATCATGAAGGCTGAGCCAGACAACAACATCTTTGACATAGACGCTGACACGGGAGAAATCAAGCTAAAGTCCTACATCAAGTCACTGGCTATCATTCAGAACATCACCAAGAAGAGAGATTGCAGCTGGTCCCTGGTGGTTCAGGCCCGAGACCGGGGTCAGCCGTCCTTTAGCACCACTGCAGTCGTCAAGATCGACATCACTGAAGCT ACTCAACTCAAAGGGGGGCCTTTGGGATCATTTTTATTGCTGAATAGAAACAACCCATTACAAATCATAGGTATGCTCATCAGTATCATTTGCTTCATGGTCATAGTCACAGTCATCATCTCCACTGCGACATTCCTGCGTAACAAAAAGTCCAATCGCATCTTGCCCAACCGCCGTGTGCGGAGAAGGCCGCGGAAGCAGCACTTCTGGAACTTCAAAAGCCCCTTTAAGTCATCAGAGACCCCCAGAGAGAATTTCACAGTTCAAGAGGAACAGCCAGAGCCAGAGGTGGTCGTGGAGAATGTCAACTATAACAACAATATCAACAACGTTGTAAGACACTGGCCCCCACCACCCTGTGCACCTTCTTTGCCGCCTCCACCACCCACCTATGTCCCAGGAGAGCGGCACTGGACCATACCGACAGTCTCTGCAGCTGTGGCCCCCAGACCCAAAAAGAGGCCGGTGATAGACAGAACGGACACCGTGAACAAAGCGTTAGTTTCAGAGCTAAAGATGAGACTGGAGCAGAAGAAGATGGCAACACCTTAG
- the cdhr1a gene encoding cadherin-related family member 1 isoform X2 — translation MKNVKISNLPLLFVFVQACLAQADYAPYFYDNDPYSNNGNLAMFSLSEDTPVGTQIYRLNGTDPEGQEVRFGLSFDQGSKEYFRVDPKSGNITLVEKLDREEQDSVDVNISITDGRSEVVERVTIFVMDANDEKPEFQNMPAIIDVLETTESGKSIYKVEAVDRDTGSGGSVTYHLQTPQSSLFAIDINSGVLRIKSGQTLDYEKTKTHFVTIVAKDGGGNLNGNEQFMSSTATLTVNVIDAQDTPPFFIGTPYFGYVYEISVPGSEIFTVSAEDGDVGNPNPVSYSFDEGDDGVFGINETSGCISLLVAPIYLKREIFNIKVRASEVSGEDKQMDYGVATVVIRVVDLNNNPPTFYGENGPQNMFELTMYEHPPEGEILRGLKITVNDSDKLLAVEIDTPERFSATADIVIHLLDTNDNAPKFSSDYYIARIPENSPGGSNVVSVTAVDPDSGPWGEVKYSIYGSGADLFLIQPISGIIYTQPWASLDAEVRSKYNFYVKAEDAEGKYSLAEVFVTVLDLNDHPPAFNDNFLEKTMVIGAPVKIQAVDDDAEVPNNVIEYAIMKAEPDNNIFDIDADTGEIKLKSYIKSLAIIQNITKKRDCSWSLVVQARDRGQPSFSTTAVVKIDITEATQLKGGPLGSFLLLNRNNPLQIIGMLISIICFMVIVTVIISTATFLRNKKSNRILPNRRVRRRPRKQHFWNFKSPFKSSETPRENFTVQEEQPEPEVVVENVNYNNNINNVVRHWPPPPCAPSLPPPPPTYVPGERHWTIPTVSAAVAPRPKKRPVIDRTDTVNKALVSELKMRLEQKKMATP, via the exons ATGAAGAATGTGAAGATATCTAATTTGCCACTACTTTTTGTGTTCGTGCAAGCCTGTTTAG CTCAGGCAGATTATGCCCCCTACTTCTACGACAATGACCCATACAGCAACAATGGCAACCTGGCCATGTTCAGCCTCTCTGAGGACacccctgttg GTACACAGATCTATCGACTTAATGGCACAGACCCTGAAGGCCAGGAGGTGAGGTTTGGTCTTTCTTTTGACCAGGGTTCAAAGGAGTACTTCAGGGTGGACCCAAAATCTGGAAATATTACATTAGTGGAAAAGCTAGATAGAGAG gAGCAAGATTCGGTTGATGTTAACATCAGCATCACAGATGGAAGAAGCGAG GTCGTCGAACGAGTAACAATATTTGTGATGGATGCAAACGATGAAAAACCCGAATTCCAAAACATGCCTGCAATCATAGATGTGTTGGAA ACAACTGAATCTGGGAAAAGCATCTACAAAGTGGAGGCTGTGGACAGAGACACAGGCTCTGGAGGGTCAGTTACATATCATCTCCAG ACACCGCAATCCAGTTTGTTTGCAATTGACATAAACAGTGGGGTCCTCCGTATCAAATCTGGACAGACGTTGGATTAtgagaaaacaaagacacacTTTGTTACTATCGTCGCAAAG GATGGCGGAGGCAACTTGAATGGCAACGAGCAGTTTATGTCATCTACTGCGACGCTCACTGTCAATGTGATTGATGCACAAGACACTCCTCCCTTTTTCATTGGAACCCCCTACTTTGGCTATGTATATGAAATCTCAGTGCCG GGATCTGAAATATTCACAGTTAGTGCCGAAGATGGGGATGTGGGCAACCCAAATCCAGTCAGCTACTCATTCGATGAAG GTGATGATGGTGTTTTTGGCATTAATGAAACAAGCGGTTGCATCTCCCTGCTGGTTGCGCCAATTTATCTGAAGAGAGAAATCTTTAACATCAAAGTCAGG GCATCAGAAGTAAGCGGCGAAGATAAACAAATGGACTATGGGGTGGCCACAGTGGTGATTCGTGTTGTGGACTTGAATAATAATCCACCAACCTTTTATGGAGAGAATGGCCCACAGAATATGTTTGAGCTGACAATGTATGAGCATCCGCCAGAGGGAGAGATACTCCGGGGGCtgaaaatcacagtaaatgACTCCGATAAG CTGCTTGCAGTTGAGATTGACACTCCAGAAAGATTCAGCGCCACAGCAGACATTGTCATTCACCTCCTGGACACCAACGACAACGCTCCCAAATTCTCCTCGGACTACTACATCGCCAGAATTCCCGAAAACTCACCCGGTGGCTCAAATGTGGTGTCAGTCACG GCTGTAGACCCAGACTCAGGACCATGGGGTGAGGTCAAGTACTCTATCTACGGCTCAGGAGCTGACCT ATTTCTGATTCAGCCCATATCTGGGATCATTTACACCCAGCCCTGGGCGAGTCTGGATGCTGAGGTGAGGTCTAAGTATAACTTCTATGTGAAGGCAGAGGACGCTGAGGGAAAGTACAGCCTGGCTGAAGTCTTTGTGACCGTACTGGATCTGAACGACCACCCGCCTGCTTTCAACGATAACTTCCTGGAGAAGACCATGGTGATTGGAGCTCCAGTGAAAATACAG GCCGTAGATGATGACGCAGAAGTACCTAACAATGTAATTGAGTATGCCATCATGAAGGCTGAGCCAGACAACAACATCTTTGACATAGACGCTGACACGGGAGAAATCAAGCTAAAGTCCTACATCAAGTCACTGGCTATCATTCAGAACATCACCAAGAAGAGAGATTGCAGCTGGTCCCTGGTGGTTCAGGCCCGAGACCGGGGTCAGCCGTCCTTTAGCACCACTGCAGTCGTCAAGATCGACATCACTGAAGCT ACTCAACTCAAAGGGGGGCCTTTGGGATCATTTTTATTGCTGAATAGAAACAACCCATTACAAATCATAGGTATGCTCATCAGTATCATTTGCTTCATGGTCATAGTCACAGTCATCATCTCCACTGCGACATTCCTGCGTAACAAAAAGTCCAATCGCATCTTGCCCAACCGCCGTGTGCGGAGAAGGCCGCGGAAGCAGCACTTCTGGAACTTCAAAAGCCCCTTTAAGTCATCAGAGACCCCCAGAGAGAATTTCACAGTTCAAGAGGAACAGCCAGAGCCAGAGGTGGTCGTGGAGAATGTCAACTATAACAACAATATCAACAACGTTGTAAGACACTGGCCCCCACCACCCTGTGCACCTTCTTTGCCGCCTCCACCACCCACCTATGTCCCAGGAGAGCGGCACTGGACCATACCGACAGTCTCTGCAGCTGTGGCCCCCAGACCCAAAAAGAGGCCGGTGATAGACAGAACGGACACCGTGAACAAAGCGTTAGTTTCAGAGCTAAAGATGAGACTGGAGCAGAAGAAGATGGCAACACCTTAG
- the cdhr1a gene encoding cadherin-related family member 1 isoform X3, with translation MKNVKISNLPLLFVFVQACLAQADYAPYFYDNDPYSNNGNLAMFSLSEDTPVGTQIYRLNGTDPEGQEVRFGLSFDQGSKEYFRVDPKSGNITLVEKLDREEQDSVDVNISITDGRSEVVERVTIFVMDANDEKPEFQNMPAIIDVLETTESGKSIYKVEAVDRDTGSGGSVTYHLQTPQSSLFAIDINSGVLRIKSGQTLDYEKTKTHFVTIVAKDGGGNLNGNEQFMSSTATLTVNVIDAQDTPPFFIGTPYFGYVYEISVPGSEIFTVSAEDGDVGNPNPVSYSFDEGDDGVFGINETSGCISLLVAPIYLKREIFNIKVRASEVSGEDKQMDYGVATVVIRVVDLNNNPPTFYGENGPQNMFELTMYEHPPEGEILRGLKITVNDSDKGANAKFNLRLIGPGRMLRAVPQTVLNEAQVTILVEDSAAMDYERHQFLTYKLLAVEIDTPERFSATADIVIHLLDTNDNAPKFSSDYYIARIPENSPGGSNVVSVTAVDPDSGPWGEVKYSIYGSGADLFLIQPISGIIYTQPWASLDAEVRSKYNFYVKAEDAEGKYSLAEVFVTVLDLNDHPPAFNDNFLEKTMVIGAPVKIQAVDDDAEVPNNVIEYAIMKAEPDNNIFDIDADTGEIKLKSYIKSLAIIQNITKKRDCSWSLVVQARDRGQPSFSTTAVVKIDITEAIKSRFFSYFLGLRKRPGAVFGICLTLVTFAVFLTIVISTVMYWKSVKKTRVQPQGKIRKIVRRPVP, from the exons ATGAAGAATGTGAAGATATCTAATTTGCCACTACTTTTTGTGTTCGTGCAAGCCTGTTTAG CTCAGGCAGATTATGCCCCCTACTTCTACGACAATGACCCATACAGCAACAATGGCAACCTGGCCATGTTCAGCCTCTCTGAGGACacccctgttg GTACACAGATCTATCGACTTAATGGCACAGACCCTGAAGGCCAGGAGGTGAGGTTTGGTCTTTCTTTTGACCAGGGTTCAAAGGAGTACTTCAGGGTGGACCCAAAATCTGGAAATATTACATTAGTGGAAAAGCTAGATAGAGAG gAGCAAGATTCGGTTGATGTTAACATCAGCATCACAGATGGAAGAAGCGAG GTCGTCGAACGAGTAACAATATTTGTGATGGATGCAAACGATGAAAAACCCGAATTCCAAAACATGCCTGCAATCATAGATGTGTTGGAA ACAACTGAATCTGGGAAAAGCATCTACAAAGTGGAGGCTGTGGACAGAGACACAGGCTCTGGAGGGTCAGTTACATATCATCTCCAG ACACCGCAATCCAGTTTGTTTGCAATTGACATAAACAGTGGGGTCCTCCGTATCAAATCTGGACAGACGTTGGATTAtgagaaaacaaagacacacTTTGTTACTATCGTCGCAAAG GATGGCGGAGGCAACTTGAATGGCAACGAGCAGTTTATGTCATCTACTGCGACGCTCACTGTCAATGTGATTGATGCACAAGACACTCCTCCCTTTTTCATTGGAACCCCCTACTTTGGCTATGTATATGAAATCTCAGTGCCG GGATCTGAAATATTCACAGTTAGTGCCGAAGATGGGGATGTGGGCAACCCAAATCCAGTCAGCTACTCATTCGATGAAG GTGATGATGGTGTTTTTGGCATTAATGAAACAAGCGGTTGCATCTCCCTGCTGGTTGCGCCAATTTATCTGAAGAGAGAAATCTTTAACATCAAAGTCAGG GCATCAGAAGTAAGCGGCGAAGATAAACAAATGGACTATGGGGTGGCCACAGTGGTGATTCGTGTTGTGGACTTGAATAATAATCCACCAACCTTTTATGGAGAGAATGGCCCACAGAATATGTTTGAGCTGACAATGTATGAGCATCCGCCAGAGGGAGAGATACTCCGGGGGCtgaaaatcacagtaaatgACTCCGATAAG GGTGCAAATGCCAAATTTAATCTGAGACTGATTGGACCAGGAAGAATGCTGCGAGCTGTCCCCCAGACTGTACTCAATGAGGCCCAAGTCACAATCTTAGTGGAGGACTCTGCTGCTATGGACTATGAGAGACACCAGTTTCTAACATACAAG CTGCTTGCAGTTGAGATTGACACTCCAGAAAGATTCAGCGCCACAGCAGACATTGTCATTCACCTCCTGGACACCAACGACAACGCTCCCAAATTCTCCTCGGACTACTACATCGCCAGAATTCCCGAAAACTCACCCGGTGGCTCAAATGTGGTGTCAGTCACG GCTGTAGACCCAGACTCAGGACCATGGGGTGAGGTCAAGTACTCTATCTACGGCTCAGGAGCTGACCT ATTTCTGATTCAGCCCATATCTGGGATCATTTACACCCAGCCCTGGGCGAGTCTGGATGCTGAGGTGAGGTCTAAGTATAACTTCTATGTGAAGGCAGAGGACGCTGAGGGAAAGTACAGCCTGGCTGAAGTCTTTGTGACCGTACTGGATCTGAACGACCACCCGCCTGCTTTCAACGATAACTTCCTGGAGAAGACCATGGTGATTGGAGCTCCAGTGAAAATACAG GCCGTAGATGATGACGCAGAAGTACCTAACAATGTAATTGAGTATGCCATCATGAAGGCTGAGCCAGACAACAACATCTTTGACATAGACGCTGACACGGGAGAAATCAAGCTAAAGTCCTACATCAAGTCACTGGCTATCATTCAGAACATCACCAAGAAGAGAGATTGCAGCTGGTCCCTGGTGGTTCAGGCCCGAGACCGGGGTCAGCCGTCCTTTAGCACCACTGCAGTCGTCAAGATCGACATCACTGAAGCT ATCAAATCCCGATTTTTCTCATACTTCCTGGGTCTAAGGAAACGACCAGGCGCAGTGTTTGGGATTTGTTTGACCCTCGTGACCTTTGCTGTCTTCCTGACAATCGTCATTTCAACTGTTATGTACTGGAAATCAGTGAAAAAGACCCGTGTACAACCTCAGGGCAAGATCAGAAAGATTGTTCGGAGGCCTGTGCCATAA